GTCGCGGATCGATTGAACGTCCCGGATCAGACGGCGCTGGGCCACGGCGAAGAGGGCCGCCTCCGCCCGGTCCAGCAGCTCGTCGACCTCGCCGGGTGGCTCCTCGTAGGCCATGCGGGCGATCTGGGTGGCGGCCTCCAGCAGGCGCCGCCGGATGGCGTCCCGCTCCACCAGGCGGGCGTAATCCAGGGCGTGCACCGTGGTGGGGACGCGGGCGGCCAGCCCGATGAGGAAGCCCCGTCCGCCCACTTCCTGGAGGCGTCCCTGGCGTTCCAGCTCGTCGGCCACCGTGACCGGATCGATGGCCTCCCGCCGGTCGTGGAGGGCCAGATAGGCCTCCCAGATCCAGCGGTGCTTCTCCAGGAAGAAGTCCTCCGGCCGCAGCATGGTCGCCAGCGTGTGGATGAGCTCGGGGTCCAGGAGGATCGCTCCCAGGACGGCCTCCTCGGCCTCCAGGTTGTGGGGAGCCAGGGGCACCCGCTCGGCCAGCTCCGGTGTGGTCATCCCTTCCTCCTGCCGGGTGGCAATGGCGCACGGGGGTGATTTTCAGCTCCCCCCAGCACCCTTTCACCGGGCTCGTCGGCGCGGCCCGGGGGGCTCCCGTTGCGGTGCTCCAGGCAGGGAGCCGGGCGCGCGCACGACGCGAGACGCCGGCGGTCAAGACGCAAACCGGCCGCCCGCTCTCCCCCCGGAATCCGGGTGTCTGGGATCCTGAGGGTCTGCGGACGCTCGGGAAAGCCGGGGGTTGCGGTTCCGCGCGGTCCGGCCTTCGGGTGCGGGGAAAGAGGCGGCGGCCTGGTCCCCAGGGGAGCGGCCCGGGCGATCTCCGGCGGGGCCCTCACTCCTCCCCGCCCTCGCCCAGGTCGTCCAGATCGAGGGATTCGATCAGATCGCGGAAGGGGGACTCCTCGAGCTTCGCCTCGGGGCTCTCCAGGCTCTCGCTCTCGATCTCCTCCTCCCGCGGGTTGACCCCCGCCCGCTCCATCACGTCCTCATCCACATAGATGGGCACGCGGGCCCGGACCGCGAGGGCGATGGCGTCGCTGGGACGGGAGTCGATCTCCAAGCGCCGGGAGTCCATCTGGATGATGATGCGAGCGTAGAAGGTGTCGTTGCGGAGATCGTTGACCACCACGTAGAGCACCGTCCCCCCCATCTCGGTGATCACGTTCTTGAGGAGGTCGTGGGTGAGGGGGCGGGCCACCTCGATCTGCTGCAACTCGATGTTGATGGCCTCCGCCTCATAGGGGCCGATCCAGATCGGAAGGTAACGGTCGCTCTCCCGCTCCCGCAGGATGATCACCCGATGCTGGGACATCAGGCTGGCGCGGATGCTGTCGATCACCACCTCAATCATCGCAGCCTCCCCCGGCTCGTTCCGCCGACGCCATCTCGTTCAGGGTTCTTAACTCGATTATACCACCAGGGTCAAGGAGGGAAGGGAACGCCGCGGGGCCGCGCCCCGACGGTCGAGATCCCGTTCCCTCTCTCCGAGGGGAAAGCCGGGCTACCATAGAGGGGCAGGGATCCCCGAAGGACAGGAGGCCGCGTCGATGACGGCGCTGGAGCTGGACGGCGAACATCTCACCCTGGAGGATGTGGTGGCGGTAGCCCGGGGACGGCGCCCGGTGGCCCTGGCCCCCGAGGCCTGGGCTCGGGTCCGACGAAGCCGGGAGGCGGTGGAGCGATTGCTCGCCCGGGGGGCGGTGATCTACGGGGTGACCACCGGGTTCGGACACCTGCGGAACATCCGCATCTCCCCGGAGCAGGCGTCGCTTCTGCAGCACAACCTGTTGCAGAGCCACGCGGTCGGGGTGGGGCCGGAGCTCTCGGAGGAGCAGGTGCGGGCGATGATGGTGGCCCGGCTGAACTCCCTGGCCCGGGGCCACTCCGGGGTCCGCCCGGAGGTCCTCCAGCTGCTCATCGAGATGCTCAACCGGGGGGTCCATCCCGTGGTCCCGGCCCAGGGCTCCCTGGGGGCCAGCGGGGACCTGGCGCCGCTGGCCCATATGGCGTTGCCGATGATCGGCCTGGGGGAGGCCATCGTCGGGGGCCGGCGGCTGCCCGGAGCCGCCGCCCTGGAGGCGGCGGGGCTGCGGCCGCTGCGGCTGGAGGCCAAGGAGGGCCTGGCCCTGATCAACGGGACGGCCTTCATGGCCGGGATCGGCGCCCTGGTCACTTACGACGCCGAGATCCTGGTGCAGACCGCGGATGTGGTGGGGGCGATGACCCTGGAGGCCCTGGAGGGATCCGTCGTCCCCTTCGACGAGCGCCTCCACCGGGTGCGGCCCCATCCCCGGCAGATGGACTGCGCGGCGTTCCTGCGGGCGCTGTTAGAGGGCAGCGAGCTGCTGAGCGATCCCCAGCGTCCCTCCCGGGTGCAGGATGCTTACTCCCTGCGCTGCATGCCCCAGGTGCACGGCGCGGTGCGGGACGTGGTGGCCTACGCCCGCTGGGCCCTGGAGATCGAGCTGAACAGCGCCACAGACAACCCGCTCATCTTCTGGGAAGAGGGGGAAGCGGAGCCCGCGGTGCTGTCGGGGGGGAATTTCCACGGCGAGCTGATCGCCCTGGCCATGGATTACCTGGCCATCGGCCTGGCGGAGCTGGCCAACATCTCGGAGCGCCGCCTCAACCGGCTGCTGGATCCGGCGGAGAACGAAGGGCGGTATCCCCCCTTCTTGGCCCTGGACCCAGGGCTGCATTCCGGCTTCATGCTGGTGCAGTATACGGCGGCGGCCCTGGCCTCGGAGAACAAGGTGCTGGCCCACCCGGCCAGCGTGGACACCATCCCCTCCTCGGCGAACACGGAGGATCACGTGAGCATGGGCGCCACGGCCGTGCGCCACGCGGAGATGGTGTTGCGCAACGCCCAGCGGGTGGTGGCTGCGGAGCTGTTCGCAGCGGGCCAGGCCATCGACCTGCGCCGGCGGCAGGCCGGGCGTCCGCTGCGGATGGGGAAGGGGACGGCGGCGGCCTACGCCCTCCTCCGCCAGCACGTGCCCTTCCTGGAGGCGGACACGGTGATGGCGCCGTGGATGGAACGGGCCTGCCGGCTGGTGGCGGAAGGACACCTCCTGCGCGCCGCCCGAGAGGGGATCGCCGGATTGCGCGCCGAATGAATTCGGCCTGGGGGGCCTGTGGCCAACGGTCGGCCTGCGCCGACCGGAAAGGCGTTCTTTGCGTCGGCGGAGGCCGGCGCTTGGCGCGAAAGCGCCTTTGGAGGCCGATTTCAATCGGCGGGGAGGCCTTTGGCCGGCGGTCGGCCTGCGCGCCGAATCAATTCGGCCTCGAGAGGCCTTCGGCCAACGGTCGGCCTGCGCCGACCGAAAAAAGCGTTGGTGGAGGCCGATGCGGATGTGCAGCGTGGGGAGGAGGTCCGTTTCAATCGGGGTGAAAGTCTTCGGCATGAGGGCCGACGGATCCCCTCGCGCATTTGCCCGGGTTCGTGACCAGGGGGCGTCCCGCCAGAGGCTCCGTGAAAGCCGAGTCCGATCTATGGATCGAGGAGAGATGGTTTGCGTATGAGAATCGCTCGAAAGCGCATCGCCCGGATGACCCGAATCGGGTGGTGGATAGGCTCGCGGGTGATGCTTCTGACCGCGCTGGGGGTCGTCCCTGCCGCAAGCGGCCTGCCCCGGCTCCGCCTGGATCCGCCCCGGGCGCCGGCGCCTTCCCCTTCCGTTGTGGGGATCCACACGCGGGTGACCGATGAGGTGGATCCCGCTCGGATCTACCGAACGTTTCAGATGGCCCGGGCCATGGGCGCGGACTGGGTGGTGGAGTTCTTCCCGTGGCCCTATCTGGAACGGGCCCCCGGCCGCTTCGATTGGTCCCACAGCGACCTGCGGATCTTCCTGGCCCGGCGGGAGGGGTTACGGGTCATCGCCCGGCTGGGGATGGTGCCGACCTGGGCCCGCCCCTGGCGCGCCCCGGCCACTTACCTGGGGCCGGAGGCGGTCCTCCCCTTCGCCCGGTTCGCCGCCGCCTTCGCCGCCCGCTACCGGGATCAGGTGGCCGCCCTGGTGATCTGGAACGAGCCCAATCTCTACATCGAGTGGGGCGATCGGCCGCCGGACCCTGCCTTCTTCGTCGCGGTAATGCGGGCGGTCTATCAGGAGGTGAAGGCGGCCGCGCCGGAGGTGCCGGTGCTGGCCGGCGGGCCGGCGCCCACCCTGGAGGACTCCCCGCGCGCGATGAACGACCTGCGGTTCCTGCGGGAGGTCTACGCCCAGGGCATCGCCGCGTACTTAGATGGCTGGGCGATGCATCCTTATGGGTTCGGGAACCCGCCGGAGGAGCCGCCGGACCCCGGGCGCCTGAACTTCCGACGGGTGGAGCTGATGCGGGCGATCATGCAGGGCTATGGGGACGATCGGCCGATCTACATCACCGAGACCGGCTGGAACGAATCGCCTGAATACGATCACGGCCTCCCGCCGGAGGTGCGGGCGGATTACACGGTGCGCGCCTATGAATACGCGCGGCGGAACTGGCCGTGGTGCCCGGTGGTGGCGATGTGGGCCCTGCGCTACCCATGGCGGGAAGATCCGGTCCTCGAAGGATACGCCTTCCTGGATCTGGATTTCCGGCCCCGCCCCGTCTACGAGGCTGTTCGGCGTTACACCCACGGCGAGCGATCCATCGATACAAATCGATGAATGATTCGAAGGGGATGGCCGGCTGTGGATGTGGTAAACTGGCCTCCACATTGCTCAGCATCGATGACGAGGAGGGGAAGATGACCCGTTCTCTGCAACGCGTAGCCCTCATCGGGTTCGGGGCGGTGGGGCGCGCCTTCGCCCGGCTGCTCCTGCGCAAGCGCGAGGAGATCCTCCAGCGCTACGCGCTGGACCTGCGGGTCACCGGGATCATCACCGCCCGCCGGGGGGCGGCCTGGGATCCCGAGGGGCTGGACCTGACCGCCGCCCTGGAGGCGGTGGAGCGGGGCGGGGATCTGAGCGCCCTCAGCCGGAGCCCGGCGCCCCGGGAGACCCTGGCCTTCATCGAGCGGTGCCCGGCGGATGTGGTCGTGGAGATCACCGTCCTGGATCCGCGCACCGGACAGCCGGCCACGGACCACGTTCGGGCGGCCCTGCGCTCGGGTCGGCATGTGGTGACCGCCAACAAGGGCCCCCTGGCCTTCGCCTACCGGGAGCTGCGGGACCTCGCCCGCTCCCGCGGCCGGGCCTTTCTCTATGAATCCACCGTGATGGACGGCGCCCCGCTCTTCAGCCTGGTCCGCGAGGGGCTGCCGGCCACCCACATCCTGGGCTTCCGGGCTATTCTCAACAGCACCACCAACTTCATCCTCACCCGGATGGAGGAGGGGATCCCCTTTGAGGAGGCCGTGCGGCAGGCCCAGGCCATCGGGATCGCCGAGGCCGATCCATCGAATGACATCGATGGATGGGACGCAGCGGTCAAGACGTGCGTGCTGGCCAATGTGTGGATGGAGGCGGATCTGCGGCCGGATGCGGTGGAGCGGACCGGCATCCGGGGGATCGGGCCGGAGGACCTGGCGGCGGCGCGGCGGGAGGGGCGCCGGATCCGGCTGGTGTGCACGGCGGAGCGCTCGGCGGACGGGACGGTGCGGGCCCGGGTGGCCCCGGAGGCCGTCCCCCTGGAGGACCTGCTGGCCCACGTGCGGGGGACCTCCTCCGTGATCACCCTGCGCACCGACACCCTGAAGCAGCTCACCCTAATCGAGCACGAGCCCGAGCCGGCCCAGACGGCCTTCGGCATCCTGGCGGACCTCATCAACGTCGCGCGGGGCCATTGGGGATAGGGACCGCTGATCGGAATCGGCCCTGGGAGGTGCTTGCGCGCCACGTGCCGGCCTCTTGTGCCGATGGAGATCGGCCTCGCGGGGCGCTTGGTGCCGGGCGTCGGTCTGCGCCGACGGGGAAAGCCTTTTTGGCCGGCGCAGGCCGGTCACTGGCCGAAGGCCCATGAGGTCGAATTCACTTGACGCCCGGAGGCCGGCCATCCGGGCGAGAGCCCGTGGGGTCGAATGCATCCAACCCCTCCCGAGGCCGGAGAGCTGCCTTAGCGGTTGCGTTGCTCGATCTCCTCCAGACACTCCTTCGCCGAGGGGAGGGGATCCTGCCACAGCCATTCCACTCGCAGAGCGAAGCCCCGCACCGCGACGCTGGACACCCATCCGGCGGTCACCCGCTCCGCCTGGTAGGTCTCTCCGGACTGCCGATACACCCAGAGCTCCCGATGCTCGGGATCCACCACCCAGTATTCCGGCACCCCTGCCTGGGCGTAATCCTGGGCCTTCTCCTCCCGATCGAGGGTGCGGGTGGAAGGGCTGGTCACTTCGATGATGAGCACAGGGCGCACCGTAAGCGGGACGCCCCGGGCATGGGGGATGTCTTCCGGGGCCAGCACGAACACATCGGGCTCCCGTACCACGTCCGGCAGGATCTGGAGGGCCGCCGGGCCGGTCAGGGCTTCGCCCCACCGGGTTCGCTCGCAGAACTCCTGGAGCAGCCGATACAGGAAGCCGACCAGGCGCTGGTGTTCGGCAGTAGCTGGCGAATGCACCAGAACCTCCCCGCGGGCGAATTCCCAGATCTGATCCTCCGGGGCCTCCGTTAGATAGCGCTCCAGGGTCCAGCCCCCGATTCGCGCGAGATAGGGAGCCTCGAAAGTGCGCGGCCGATCCGTCCACACCACCATTTTCACGCCCATGGATCCGCCCCCTGGGTTTGACGTCCTCTCGTGACCTCACAGCCGGCGGGTTCTCCCAGGCCCCTTATTCCTTACGTTCCCTTCCATCGTATGGTATGCCCAGGAGAGGGTCAAGGCCTTCCCGTGGGTTTTCCCGCGGGGCCGAATCGGTCTCCGGTGGGCCATCGGCCTTCTGAGGCGTTTACGTGAGAGGCGCGGGTCCTCGCTGATGGCTGGCGCCGGAGGCCTCTTGTGCCGATGGAAATCGGCCTCGCGGGGCGCTTGGCGCCGGGCGTCGGCCTTCGTCAACGCAAAACGCCTTTCGGCCGGCGGAGGCCCATGAGGTCGAATTCATTCGACACCCCCCTCGCCTCCCATTACTGCCTCTTTCGCCACACCTGGGCCCGCATCCCCTCGAACTCCTTCTCCCAGCGGGGATCCTCCTCCAGGGCCCGGGCCAGCTCCTCCTGGAGGACTTTGTCGATCAGCAGGCGGTCGACCCCGTAGCGCGCCAGCCGCTCGTGGTAGCGGGACGCCCGGGAGATCCAGACGTAGTCCAGCCACAGCTCGTAGGGGTAGAGCTCCACCCGGGGGTCCACGAAGACCTTCTGCTCCGGCAGGGCCCAGATCAGGTAGCTGCCGTAGCCCATCTCGTTGAACAGGCGCCCGCCGGGGCGCGCCCGCAGGTATTCCACCGCGTCCACCGGCGTCTCGACCCCGACCAGCGGCCCGACGGGGTGCCCCCGCCACACCTGCCGCCAGTAGGCCTCCGGCAGGGGGATCCGCTCTACCCACCAGGGCTGCACGGCGAGGACGGGCAGGAAGAGCAGGGCGGCGAGGAGGGCGTTGAGCGGGCGGGGCGGCGGGCTGGGCCAGGGCCACGGCGGCAGGGCCCCGGCCAGCAGCCGGGCCAGGATGGGAGCGGCCACCATCCCGAACCAGATCACGTAGCGCTGGCCGTTCCAGGCCAG
This DNA window, taken from Thermoflexus hugenholtzii JAD2, encodes the following:
- a CDS encoding bifunctional nuclease family protein; protein product: MIEVVIDSIRASLMSQHRVIILRERESDRYLPIWIGPYEAEAINIELQQIEVARPLTHDLLKNVITEMGGTVLYVVVNDLRNDTFYARIIIQMDSRRLEIDSRPSDAIALAVRARVPIYVDEDVMERAGVNPREEEIESESLESPEAKLEESPFRDLIESLDLDDLGEGGEE
- the hutH gene encoding histidine ammonia-lyase — encoded protein: MTALELDGEHLTLEDVVAVARGRRPVALAPEAWARVRRSREAVERLLARGAVIYGVTTGFGHLRNIRISPEQASLLQHNLLQSHAVGVGPELSEEQVRAMMVARLNSLARGHSGVRPEVLQLLIEMLNRGVHPVVPAQGSLGASGDLAPLAHMALPMIGLGEAIVGGRRLPGAAALEAAGLRPLRLEAKEGLALINGTAFMAGIGALVTYDAEILVQTADVVGAMTLEALEGSVVPFDERLHRVRPHPRQMDCAAFLRALLEGSELLSDPQRPSRVQDAYSLRCMPQVHGAVRDVVAYARWALEIELNSATDNPLIFWEEGEAEPAVLSGGNFHGELIALAMDYLAIGLAELANISERRLNRLLDPAENEGRYPPFLALDPGLHSGFMLVQYTAAALASENKVLAHPASVDTIPSSANTEDHVSMGATAVRHAEMVLRNAQRVVAAELFAAGQAIDLRRRQAGRPLRMGKGTAAAYALLRQHVPFLEADTVMAPWMERACRLVAEGHLLRAAREGIAGLRAE
- a CDS encoding homoserine dehydrogenase, producing MTRSLQRVALIGFGAVGRAFARLLLRKREEILQRYALDLRVTGIITARRGAAWDPEGLDLTAALEAVERGGDLSALSRSPAPRETLAFIERCPADVVVEITVLDPRTGQPATDHVRAALRSGRHVVTANKGPLAFAYRELRDLARSRGRAFLYESTVMDGAPLFSLVREGLPATHILGFRAILNSTTNFILTRMEEGIPFEEAVRQAQAIGIAEADPSNDIDGWDAAVKTCVLANVWMEADLRPDAVERTGIRGIGPEDLAAARREGRRIRLVCTAERSADGTVRARVAPEAVPLEDLLAHVRGTSSVITLRTDTLKQLTLIEHEPEPAQTAFGILADLINVARGHWG
- a CDS encoding Uma2 family endonuclease, giving the protein MGVKMVVWTDRPRTFEAPYLARIGGWTLERYLTEAPEDQIWEFARGEVLVHSPATAEHQRLVGFLYRLLQEFCERTRWGEALTGPAALQILPDVVREPDVFVLAPEDIPHARGVPLTVRPVLIIEVTSPSTRTLDREEKAQDYAQAGVPEYWVVDPEHRELWVYRQSGETYQAERVTAGWVSSVAVRGFALRVEWLWQDPLPSAKECLEEIEQRNR